A window of Myxococcales bacterium contains these coding sequences:
- the der gene encoding ribosome biogenesis GTPase Der yields MSETTPLPIIAIVGRPNVGKSRLFNRYAGHRRALVHDLPGVTRDRIAEEISLLGRRILLVDTAGLDTEESSDLDAQVQSQARAAVKQADAILFVVDAQAGLLPQDEDIARTLRRSDKPMALAVNKIDLPEHRDRASEFYSLGFDSLFAISAEHGSGAFEVLEALVEALPNAPLDIVDEDDNAEHSLLREGEDEIPDYSEEPLDGNFGGDRSEDVDPKPEQDEPPRDIRVAVVGRPNVGKSSLVNRLLGEERVVVSDVPGTTRDAIDAALEVDGQRFILVDTAGLRRPGRRTAGVERVSALMTVRALQSADVALLLVDAEEGIGDQDAHIASLVRDRGCAALVLANKWDQVKGEAGKKILEDIEHGLRFMSDVPMLSISALTGARVGRLFPAVRKVAEAGRRRVSTAELNRWLQETVRRHEPALGRRSGHARRPIRFFYAAQVGVRPPTFLFFCTQPKSVQTAYRRYLENRLRERFDFAGTSIRLRFRPRKR; encoded by the coding sequence ATGAGTGAGACCACCCCCCTGCCCATTATCGCCATCGTCGGACGACCCAATGTTGGAAAGTCCCGGCTGTTCAATCGCTATGCGGGTCACCGTCGTGCCCTGGTGCACGACTTGCCCGGTGTGACGAGGGACCGGATCGCCGAAGAGATCAGCCTGCTCGGGCGGCGGATTCTGCTGGTCGATACCGCTGGACTCGACACCGAGGAGTCCTCCGATCTCGACGCCCAGGTGCAGAGCCAGGCCCGGGCTGCGGTCAAGCAGGCCGACGCGATCTTGTTCGTGGTCGACGCCCAGGCGGGGCTGCTACCCCAGGACGAAGACATCGCCCGCACCTTGCGCCGCAGCGACAAGCCCATGGCCCTGGCGGTGAACAAAATCGACCTGCCAGAGCACCGGGACCGCGCTAGCGAGTTCTACAGCCTCGGCTTCGACTCTCTGTTCGCAATTTCAGCGGAGCACGGGAGCGGCGCCTTCGAGGTGCTCGAAGCACTCGTCGAAGCGTTGCCCAACGCGCCGCTCGACATCGTGGACGAAGACGACAATGCCGAGCATTCGCTGCTGCGAGAGGGCGAAGACGAGATCCCTGATTATTCGGAAGAACCCCTCGACGGAAACTTCGGCGGCGACCGCAGCGAAGACGTGGACCCGAAGCCGGAACAAGACGAGCCGCCCAGGGATATTCGCGTGGCGGTGGTCGGGCGCCCGAACGTCGGCAAGAGTTCGCTGGTCAACCGACTGCTGGGCGAGGAGCGCGTCGTGGTTTCGGATGTTCCCGGGACCACCCGGGACGCGATCGATGCTGCGCTCGAAGTCGATGGCCAGCGCTTCATCCTGGTCGACACGGCTGGCCTGCGCCGCCCCGGACGCCGCACTGCGGGCGTCGAACGGGTCAGTGCCTTGATGACCGTCCGCGCACTCCAGAGCGCGGACGTGGCACTCCTCCTGGTAGACGCCGAAGAGGGAATTGGAGACCAGGACGCCCATATCGCAAGCCTGGTGCGAGACCGCGGCTGCGCTGCACTGGTGCTGGCAAACAAGTGGGATCAGGTGAAAGGAGAGGCCGGCAAGAAGATTCTCGAAGACATCGAGCACGGGCTTCGCTTCATGTCCGACGTCCCCATGCTGTCCATCTCCGCGCTGACCGGTGCACGGGTGGGCCGACTGTTTCCGGCCGTGCGCAAGGTGGCCGAAGCGGGACGGCGGCGGGTATCGACCGCAGAACTCAACCGTTGGCTGCAAGAGACGGTGCGCCGCCACGAACCCGCGCTGGGACGCAGAAGTGGTCACGCCCGGCGGCCGATCCGGTTTTTCTATGCCGCGCAGGTCGGCGTGCGTCCGCCGACCTTTCTGTTCTTCTGCACCCAGCCGAAATCGGTCCAGACCGCCTACCGCCGGTACCTCGAAAATCGCCTGAGAGAACGATTCGATTTCGCCGGAACCTCGATCCGATTGCGTTTCCGCCCGAGGAAACGCTGA